In a genomic window of candidate division KSB1 bacterium:
- a CDS encoding nuclear transport factor 2 family protein produces DVERLRRIFHPQCWLFGESRGESHEFPLSGFLDQIASVPVPKAEGEPFDMRLVSIDRTGSVAMAKVEVRYQGRRYTDYLTLQKAAVGWSIVGKAFFSLD; encoded by the coding sequence GCGACGTCGAACGCCTGCGGCGGATCTTTCACCCGCAATGCTGGCTGTTCGGAGAGAGCCGCGGCGAAAGCCACGAATTTCCCCTGTCCGGCTTTCTCGATCAAATCGCAAGCGTGCCGGTCCCCAAGGCCGAGGGCGAGCCCTTCGACATGCGCCTCGTCTCTATCGACCGCACCGGCTCCGTCGCAATGGCGAAGGTCGAGGTCCGCTATCAGGGCCGCCGGTACACCGATTACCTAACGCTCCAGAAGGCCGCCGTGGGCTGGAGCATCGTCGGCAAGGCCTTCTTCAGCCTGGACTGA
- a CDS encoding arylesterase yields MSQPPVPAIAIPRVLARSLLLLLAALPGLLLLAALPGLLLLAACDSGPPRLAKLPADGVVLAFGDSLTHGTGARAEASYPAVLQELIGRRVVRAGVPGEVTAEGLARLPGVLRDSAPDLLVLIHGGNDLLQRRAREDTVANLRAMVRLARERGVAVVLLGVPNLGLILGRSAGFYEELAEELEVPYDGETLPAILKQPNLKSDAIHPNAQGYRKLAEAVAELLRRSGAI; encoded by the coding sequence ATGAGCCAGCCGCCAGTGCCGGCCATCGCCATCCCGCGCGTTCTCGCGCGATCTCTCCTGCTGTTGCTCGCGGCGCTCCCGGGCCTGCTGTTGCTCGCGGCGCTCCCGGGCCTACTGTTGCTGGCGGCCTGCGATTCCGGGCCGCCCAGGCTCGCCAAGCTGCCGGCGGATGGCGTGGTGCTGGCCTTCGGCGACAGCCTCACCCACGGCACCGGCGCGCGCGCCGAGGCGAGCTATCCGGCGGTGCTCCAGGAACTCATCGGGCGCCGGGTGGTGCGCGCCGGGGTGCCGGGCGAGGTCACCGCCGAGGGCCTGGCGCGCCTGCCCGGCGTGCTGCGGGACAGCGCGCCGGACCTGCTGGTCCTGATCCACGGCGGCAACGACCTGCTGCAGCGGCGGGCCCGGGAGGACACCGTGGCCAACCTGCGCGCCATGGTGCGCCTGGCCCGGGAGCGCGGCGTGGCGGTGGTGCTCCTGGGCGTGCCCAACCTGGGCCTGATCCTGGGCCGCAGCGCCGGGTTCTACGAAGAGCTCGCCGAGGAGCTGGAAGTCCCCTACGACGGCGAGACCCTGCCCGCCATCCTCAAGCAACCCAACCTCAAGAGCGACGCCATCCACCCCAACGCCCAAGGCTACCGCAAGCTCGCCGAGGCGGTGGCGGAACTGCTGCGCAGGAGCGGAGCGATTTGA